Part of the Imperialibacter roseus genome, ACTTCGAGTAGATAGATGAAAAAGCTATTCATGATTTTTCTTATTTATGATGTCTTTTAGTTTTTTTGCTTCCTCAGCCGAGAGGTCTTTGCTGCTCACGATGAAAGACATGAGGCTTTCGTACGAGCCATCAAAATAGTCGCTCATCATGCCCGAGAAAATGCTCCTCCGGTATTCATTCTTGCTCACCTTAGGATAGTACATGTGGGTTTTTCCGTAGGCCTCATGACCTACCAACCCCTTGCTTTCGAGTATCCTTACCAAAGAAGAAATAGTATTATAGGGCGGCTTGGGCTCCGGCATCAGCTCAATAATGTCTTTTACAAACACTTTCTGCCTGCTCCAGATAATGTGCATGACAGGCTCCTCTGCCCTGGTTAATCGTTCCATGAAATGAATGTATAACTAAAAAATAAGTTATACAACTGAAAAGTCAGTTTTTATTCCACGGTATACTTTTAATTCTAATAAAACGGGATGCATTACTCCATTTTTTGATATTTTTACTGCTCATGACGCTGTATGGACTGGAAAAGCAGGCAAGTCACACTATTAAATACAACAGCTATTCTCTGCCTGGCAGTTGGCTGTTTGTCACTTTCGTGCAGTAAAGAGATTGATACCCAGCCGACTTTTGTACAGGTGCCATTTGCGGGTACATGGATAGTGTCAGAAGCACGAGAGAACGGTGTTCTACAGAATGAATGGCTGGGGCTGGAGCTAACCTTTGAGCAGCTCAAAAAAGACAGCGGAGCCTACTATTTGCCGGCAACGCCTGGCGACTCGGTTTGGGCAAAAAGCGGCGGGTGGCAGGTGATAGACTCGATCCGCCTTGTGAGGGACAACTATGCCAACCTATACATTTTTTTTAACAGAGAAGGCAAACTGCTGACGACGTTCACAATTGAATCGGCAGACACTACTGGTACCTGCCCAGAGTACCCTTGTCCGCTTGATGTTACCGGCACCTGGGTGTTTGCTTTTAATCCGTTGCCAAAAAATTGAATCCCACATCGGGCTTCCTTCTGTCGTTTGGGAAATCCAGGTCTTTTACGGGGTAGGTAAGAACCTCAGCCGACTCGGGTTGGTATCCGCTGTCCTTCTTCGCAATGGTTAGCTCAATGGAATTCAGAAAGCCAAAGCTGTTGACGCTGTCGTAGTTGTTGCCATGCACATGCTGCACATAGTGGGTGGCCCTGGTGGCTTTCAGGAACGGCACGATAGCATCTATGTTCTCTTCTACATTGTGAAACTCTATCAGGAGGAGCTCTATTTTGTCAAGCTTATCGATAATGGTGTCGAGCAGCTCGTATTCGGTTCCTTCCACATCGAGCTTCACCCCATAGCCGCTGCTGTGTTCCAAAAGCTCTCCAAACGACTGCACCCCCGAATTGCTTTCAAGCCCGATGTGCTTTTTGACAAACTGCAGGTTGCCAGAAAATAGCTGCTTCATGCGAAGCATCATCGATATTTTGCCCCACGACTGAGCAGGCGTATCCTGCACACCCAGAAACCTGAAGGGATACAAGGCAATTTTGCCAAAGTTTTTGAGCACCCAGTAAAGCATGGTGCTGTTGAACCCCGATGTTCTGTCGAAGGCAACGATAGGTAAATCAGGTCGGCTCTCTTTCAACTCTATCTCAAACGACCAATCGTACGAAAGCCCACAAGAGATAAAATGACTGCAATTGGCTAAGCTCCGAGACGAAAAAACGTAGCCCCCATCATAGTTCCTGCCTAATCGTATCAGATCCGCCGGAGCAACAGGACGCAACAGTTCCAAAATTCCCAGGGTTTCTTCCCGCATATCTACTTTCTCTTTCATCTTCAATGGCTAGCTGGCGCAAAACAAAATGCAAATATGCGGGTATTATTCAGTTTTCTGCTAAAAATTCACTCACCGTTTCTTCTTCTTGTAGATATTCTTCAGGTCGTTTTCAAACAGTGTATAGGGATCGTCATAAAACTTCATGAAGTCAGGCACACTTACCTGCCCCGGATACGGCGCATAGTAGTGCGTTGGGCTGCGGATGTCGTTGCGCCACACCAGCACGTAGGCGAGCCGCATTTTGTGCATGCGCATGGTCTTGAGCAGCGTCTCTGTCCACCAGGTTTCGTTGGGAATCGACTCCAGGCCTGTCTCCGTAAAAGCAGCCAGCTTACCGGCCTTTCGGGCATAGTCCGACACAATCTTTAGTTTCAATGCAGCCGTGTCAATCGCATAGCGGTTGCGGCCCATGTCGCCATAGTTGTCCATGCCCACCATGTCCACCCATTCGTCGCCAGGATAGCGGGCAAGGTATTTTTCTTCTGTAAGAAACTGATTGTCGGGCGAGAAGGCGTAGATGAAATTGTGTACATCCAGCTCGTCACGCAGGTAGCTAACTGTGAATTGCCACAAGGCGATGAACTCTTCCCGGGTGCAATGCGAAGCACCCCACCAAAACCAGCCACCGTCAAACTCGTGATAGGGCCTGAAGATGACAGGTACGAGCTCTCCGTTGGCCCCTTTGATGCTGTGTGCCCAATCGGCTATGCCTTTCAGTATCTCCTTGTATTGTTCGTGGGCCTGCCCTCCGGGAATGATATAACTCACGGCAGGCAGCGACACGGTGTCCCGCCAGTAGAAGCCTCCGCCCGACACGGGGTTCGAAAAGTGCCACGCAATGGTAGTGACACCTCCCCTGTTGTAGGTATCCACCACATTCTTTCTCAGGCGCTCCTTAGCTTGCTCTATTTGCTCTGGTGAACGACCTGAAAAGCCACTGAAATCCACACCCACCATGGCGGGATGGGATCCGGTCACCGATTTCACATCAGAGCGGTCTTCGTCGCCAGCCCAGCCATGTCCGTACTCAGTGGCGTGCTGGTGAGCAAACAGTGTATGTTTTTTGGAAAGCTTCCGAAGGCTTTTGTAGAGCTTCTGCGTTTCTCTTGTGGCGTCTTTATCAATTGGTTTGTTTTTTTGAGCCAAAGCAGTTGATAAAAAAACACCAATAAGGCCAAAGATGAGAAGAATCCGTTTCGTCGTCATGTGGGTGCGTTTAGGTGCAAATCAGTCTCAAAAATACCTCCTCACTCAAAAGGTATCAACTGATTGGTGGCCAATGGTAGGCGTCTTTCGTACCAAAATAAGGGGTGAAATCGCTCGGTGGTCAGCCGACTACAGATCAAATGCCAGAACCGCCCAAGGAGTTTTCATCCTTTGTGGCCGCAAAAAGTGCTAGCTTTCATTCAACATCACGCTACGTCAGGCTTCTTGAGCAAAAGCACCGGCAGCCAACTGTTATTACCCATCTTTATCAGCGATTCCCCTATACAATGAAAAACACAGTCAACCAGACGCCGCTTTTAGTGATAGTGCTTGCCTTCCTTTATGGTTGTGCCAGCGAGCCTAAAACTGAGACTGTCCATGAAGCCCCCTCTGCTGCTGTCAAATCTGAGAGCAAAGGCCCGGAAAATGGCACCCTGCTCATCATTGGCGGTGCCGCCCAAAGCATCTTTTACGACAAGTTCATGGAGCTGGTGGGCGGCCCCGACGAGCCCATTGTGGTCATTCCTACGGCGGCCTCCAGCGATGATTTTGACGAGGCCTACCTCGAAAAGTTCAGGAAAAGCTATACCGACAGGGGCTTTACCAATGTAACGGTGCTGCACACCCGTAGTGCTGAAGAAGCCAACACCGAGGAGTTTGCAGCTCCCATCAAAAATGCCAGGGGCGTGTGGTTCAGCGGCGGCAGGCAGTGGCGCCACGCCGACAGCTACCTGAATACAAAAACGCATGAAGCTTTCAACGAGCTGCTCGGCAGAGGCGGTGTGATTGCCGGAAGCTCTGCCGGAGCCACCATACAGGGTTCTTACCTGGCACGAGGCGACACAAAGTCAAACACCGTCATGATGGGTGACCACGAAGAAGGGCTCGGCTTTGTGACAAACATCGCCATCGACCAGCACCTGTTTGCCCGAAACAGGCAATTCGATCTATTTGAAATACTCGAAGAAAAACCGGAGCTGCTCGGCGTTGGGCTCGATGAGAACACAGGCATCATTGTGCAGGGCGATCAATTCACAGTGTTTGGCGAAAGCTATGTGGCCATTTACGACGGCACCAGGTGGTCGGCGGAGCGAGACACAATTTACCAGCTAGCACCTGGCAGCAAGGAGTTTTACCTATTGAAAGAAGGCCAGATGTATGATTTGAAGAACCGCAAAGTTATCAACTGACTTGATCTGAGTCCTTAGTAGCCAGCCTGGCTTAACCTTCTGCCTGATGCAATTGGATCAAATTGCCGCAAGTATCCTCGAAAACAGCCTGCGTGCCCCATTCGGCTTTTTTAGGCTTACTTCTGAAAACGACTCCCTTTTCCCTCAGCCTTTGGTAGTCCGCATGGATGTCTTTGGTTCCAAAAACAATGGTCGGCAATCCAGCCTCATATACAGCTTTCTGGAAGGCGTCGGCCCCAAGGTTTTGGTTAGGTTCCAGGAGCAGCGAAGTGCCATCTGGCTCATCCGGGCCTGCAACAATCGCTAGCTGCATTTCCGGCATGTACATTTTTTCCACAAAACCCAGCACCTCGGTATAGAACTTAAATGCAGCAATGGGGTCGTTTACAAAGATACTTGTTAGTGCTATTTTCATTTTCTTCTTGCTTAGGGTTGCTTTCTTTTCAAGATCAGGGCGCTCACCAGGGAAATGACAAGACCTATAGGAAACACTTCTGAAAAAGTGATGAGCACTACCGCCAGGGGATTTTGGTACATGTCGGCAAAAGTGGCCATTTCAGTAGCCTTGGCAGCCAGTTCCTGTTCGTTAGCACCACCAATTTTCGCCATATACATCACATGCTGGTTGTATTTATCCAGATAATCGGGCATGAATAAATAATAGTCAAAAAGCCACACCACCACATACATCGTTGCGGCGATGAGGCTAATATAAAGCCCTGTTAAAAATGCTTTACCAAAACCGATAACGCCTCCATTCTGCTTGTCCCTGAATGTTTTGATGCCCACAAAAATGAAGGAGAAGGCGGCGATCATCAGGGCGTAACCGACTACATCGTTGGTCTCAAATTCCGGGTTGGTGTAACACTTATCGGCCATATACAGCATCATGCCCGTGATGATGACGCCAGAAATAAGGCCGAAAACAAGAACTATCTTTTTCATCGTCGTGATTGTTTTTTTGTTGGATGCTGGCAAAGATGCAGGATGGAGCCTGTCAATTAATCACACTTTCGGGTGATTTTGAATTATTCACCCAAAAGGATGAGCCCATCAAGCCACAATTCCCAACTTTCTTGCTTTGTCGACGGCCTGCGTTCTGCGGCCCACGTCAAGTTTCTCAAACAGGTTTTTCAAGTGCGTCTTCACCGTGTTCAACGACACAAAAAGCTGATCAGCAATTTCCTGATTACTTTTGCCAGCCGCCATCAGCTGC contains:
- a CDS encoding glycoside hydrolase family 26 protein; translation: MTTKRILLIFGLIGVFLSTALAQKNKPIDKDATRETQKLYKSLRKLSKKHTLFAHQHATEYGHGWAGDEDRSDVKSVTGSHPAMVGVDFSGFSGRSPEQIEQAKERLRKNVVDTYNRGGVTTIAWHFSNPVSGGGFYWRDTVSLPAVSYIIPGGQAHEQYKEILKGIADWAHSIKGANGELVPVIFRPYHEFDGGWFWWGASHCTREEFIALWQFTVSYLRDELDVHNFIYAFSPDNQFLTEEKYLARYPGDEWVDMVGMDNYGDMGRNRYAIDTAALKLKIVSDYARKAGKLAAFTETGLESIPNETWWTETLLKTMRMHKMRLAYVLVWRNDIRSPTHYYAPYPGQVSVPDFMKFYDDPYTLFENDLKNIYKKKKR
- a CDS encoding class I SAM-dependent methyltransferase, which codes for MKEKVDMREETLGILELLRPVAPADLIRLGRNYDGGYVFSSRSLANCSHFISCGLSYDWSFEIELKESRPDLPIVAFDRTSGFNSTMLYWVLKNFGKIALYPFRFLGVQDTPAQSWGKISMMLRMKQLFSGNLQFVKKHIGLESNSGVQSFGELLEHSSGYGVKLDVEGTEYELLDTIIDKLDKIELLLIEFHNVEENIDAIVPFLKATRATHYVQHVHGNNYDSVNSFGFLNSIELTIAKKDSGYQPESAEVLTYPVKDLDFPNDRRKPDVGFNFLATD
- a CDS encoding BlaI/MecI/CopY family transcriptional regulator gives rise to the protein MERLTRAEEPVMHIIWSRQKVFVKDIIELMPEPKPPYNTISSLVRILESKGLVGHEAYGKTHMYYPKVSKNEYRRSIFSGMMSDYFDGSYESLMSFIVSSKDLSAEEAKKLKDIINKKNHE
- a CDS encoding VOC family protein, with the protein product MKIALTSIFVNDPIAAFKFYTEVLGFVEKMYMPEMQLAIVAGPDEPDGTSLLLEPNQNLGADAFQKAVYEAGLPTIVFGTKDIHADYQRLREKGVVFRSKPKKAEWGTQAVFEDTCGNLIQLHQAEG
- a CDS encoding cyanophycinase; translated protein: MPEPPKEFSSFVAAKSASFHSTSRYVRLLEQKHRQPTVITHLYQRFPYTMKNTVNQTPLLVIVLAFLYGCASEPKTETVHEAPSAAVKSESKGPENGTLLIIGGAAQSIFYDKFMELVGGPDEPIVVIPTAASSDDFDEAYLEKFRKSYTDRGFTNVTVLHTRSAEEANTEEFAAPIKNARGVWFSGGRQWRHADSYLNTKTHEAFNELLGRGGVIAGSSAGATIQGSYLARGDTKSNTVMMGDHEEGLGFVTNIAIDQHLFARNRQFDLFEILEEKPELLGVGLDENTGIIVQGDQFTVFGESYVAIYDGTRWSAERDTIYQLAPGSKEFYLLKEGQMYDLKNRKVIN
- a CDS encoding DUF4199 domain-containing protein; protein product: MKKIVLVFGLISGVIITGMMLYMADKCYTNPEFETNDVVGYALMIAAFSFIFVGIKTFRDKQNGGVIGFGKAFLTGLYISLIAATMYVVVWLFDYYLFMPDYLDKYNQHVMYMAKIGGANEQELAAKATEMATFADMYQNPLAVVLITFSEVFPIGLVISLVSALILKRKQP